The Spirosoma sp. SC4-14 DNA window CGCATTCGGATCGCTGCTACCCCGAATTTTACCGGCTTCCCCCGTTACAAATGGGTCCATGAGCCAGAAGGTCAGGTTTTCGATGTTAGCGTTATCGAAGTCGATATCTGAAGCGATGGCTCGGGTTACCGATCCGAAATTCTGTTTCGGATTAGGTAATTGACCATTGGCGTTCAGGTTGGTATTGTAGTTATACATCCCCCGCTCTGCCGGAAAATAGGCTACGTCGAGAATACTCTCCGGCAACTGGACAGGCCGGACCGACCGACCCGGAAACAGATCCTGCGGCAGGAAATAGCGTTCGTAAACGTATTTTTTAACCTCATCGGGGTCGATGTTCGAGACAACGCCCTGCGAACCGGGTGTATATAGCGTTGGGTCGACCGAATATACCGACATCCGTGCCCGATTGTAGGCCGACTCCAACGGGTTCTGAAACGAACCCTGAGGGAACTGCTGCGGTGTTGCCCCAAGACGCCAGCGAATGGGTTGGCGGGTCAGGTCGAAAATTGTTCGGGTTGCTTCAAAATCATCCAGATAGCTTTCATTTCGGGCTCGCTGGTTTGTTCCGGGCAATAACTGGGCAACTTCGCCATTAAACTGCACAGTCGATAGTTCCTTGGTTTGCACCATTGGCAGTTTATCCAGCAAACGGGTCAGGCCAGGAGCATCTTTCCGAATATTGGCACTAAGCCCCAGAATGGTGTTATTGACTGGCTCATTACCCAGTGCCACGCGTGTCAGATACCCGGCAGGAGTTTCTTTCATATGCATGGCCGTGAAGCCCAAACTAATGTCGCGACTCAACGCATAGTCTAAATGTGTACCAATCAGTGTCCGAATCTGATTCTGGAATAAATCGGGCTGCTCGAAGCTGATCCGAATTTCGCGACCCGAATTACTTACACTCTCATTGATGATCCGCAATCGACCGGTTTGTGCATCGAAGGCATAGTCGACACCGGCACTCAGCGGGACACCCCCGGCCGTTACCGACACCGACTGCTCATTTACCCCATACGGCAACTGCACCTCCGCACCATTGCTCGACTGAAACGCTCCCTTCAGGTAAAACTTATTCTTACTGGCCAGTTGCTGGGCATCGGACAAGGTAGATGTATAGAGCGTACTGAACACATATTTCGCTTTCAGGGAAGCCTCATCGGCTCCAAACTGTTTGTCGAGATACGAACCAAACGGCTCCAGTATGGGAAATATAACCTTGCCATATCGACTATCGATCGTGATGTTTTCAACATAATCGAAGTTACCGTCGGGCTGCGCATCCAACTGCTGGTTCAACCGGTCCATACCAAACAATTGAACCAGCGGCCGGTTCTGGGTCAAACGTCCTTCCTGAAGGTTCGGATTGTCGATGCCGGTTATGTCGTCTTTGTAAATGATCCGCAACTGGAATCCCTGGCGGGCCACCTGCGACGTATTGAGCGAATAGATGTTTTTCATCATCAGATTCCACATCGGCAACTGTAGGTTGTTCCGAATGGTCGACGATTTCAGGAGTTTCAATACCAGCACCTCGTCGTCTTTCCGCGACTGGTAGTCCTCGGTCAGTTCACCCACTTTATAGTGCCGCCCCTGGTAAGTATATTCGTAGGCTACGGCCAGAATTTCGTCGTTTCGGAGTGGCGTTACCAGCGAAATATAACCTAGTTCGGGCTGGAGCTTATATTCGGTTTCAGTCAGTCGTTTGGAGGCCCGTAGTACATCGTAGTCCGTGCCTTTCGTAAGTTCAAAAATTCTTGTGAGCTGGTCTGTTGTTTGGTCTACCTGCCTGAAGGCAGCATTCTGATTACCCGTCAGTTTAGCAAACAGACCGTTGGCCGCATTATCGGTAGGCGTTCGGCCATTACCCGAAAATGGCCGAACATTGGAGTTCGTCTGGTTATACGGATTTCCTTCGCCTAAGTCCTGGAAACCAACAATATTCCGTAGTGAGGCTGTTGTATTGGTGCGGTTGGTTACGTATACCTCAATCCGGGTTACGTTTACGCCTGAAGTTACCTGCGGCAGCGATTTCAGGGATTGCTCGTAGATATTCCGGAAAAATTGAGAAAGAAAAAAGTGCCGGTTTTCGTCGTATTGATCAGCCCGTATTTCGAATGGCCGGTTCGATGTTCCGCCCTTCAATACGATTTCCTGTTTCCGCGACCGTTGTTGCGACAAGACGACCGTGGCATTAAGCTTACCGAAACGCAATTGCGATTTTACCCCAAACAGGTTCTGTACGCCCGGAATCAACTGACTATTGACTGCCCAGCTAATATTACCCACTTCAAGCCCCTGCAGGATACTTTCGTTCTGCGGAGTAAAACCGGGCAGCTTGCCATTGGCACCTGGTAGCTGAGGAGTATTAGGTAATTTAGGTAAATTAGGTAACCCCTGCCCGGTACCGAAAGCCGGTAATCCTCCGCCAGGTTTATAGTTTACTTTCAGGGCGTTTTCAAAATTGAAACTGGCTTTGGTATCGAAGTTGGCCAGTACGCCCAGCTTTTCGCCAATCTTGCCATTAAAGTTGATGCTGATTTGTTCGTTGAACAGAAAATTCCCGTTCCGACGCTGACGAACGGGCAAAACCGGGTTGTCGATAAACTGATAGAGGTAGCCAAAATCGAGCGTCACAAACCCATTCGGTTTAAAATCGACATTGCTGCCGCCAAACAACCGATCAATGACTGGCGGCAGGTCGAGTTTCGGAATCAGGCCCCGGCCCGTAACGGCACTCTGCCCTTCAGTACGGGCACTATAATCGCGCAGAATAGTCTGCCCTACCCGCTGGTTTTGTAATTCGTTATAGGTTGAATAAGGAATCGATTCGGCTGGCCGATAAGGCATTCCATACATTGACGGCGGCAAGGCCAGCCCCGGCATTGGAATACCCGGAGAAATCATGCCGGGCGGAGTTGTACTGGGTGTAGCGGCATCAGGGAAAACGGCCGTTGTGCCACCTGGCCCAGGAATGGATGTGTTGGTCTGCCCCGGCACATTGTTAGGCATGGGAGGGCCCGATAACGACACGCCTGTGCGTACTCGCTCCGAAACACCTACCTGCCCATAAGGATCGAGCAGGAAGTCGGTGGATACACCTTTGGGATCACGCAGAATAAACGGCGATCGCGACGGCCGATCGGAAAAACGCGTAGCCCGACGATCGGGCCAGTTAACCGTTGGCCGACGATTGGCGCTGCGAGCAGCCCGAATACTGTCGGTTCGGGCCTGAATAGCCTGCTTGATCGAGTCGGTACGCATAGCGGCCTTCCGCCGGGCTTCAGCACGGGCAGAATCCTGAGCGGCCTGTTGGCGACGGGCAGCAGCGCCACGTCGGGTCGGAGTTGGCTGATTTTGGGCTACACTAAAATTGATACCCAGCATTAACCAAAGTACACATAGCAACGACCCGTTTCGAGCGAACGCACTTTTCCTAACAGCCAGGAAACAGGTATTCAGCAAATTATTGTGAACAAGGTAAGGGTTCACCATCGACTATACTTTCAGGTTCGGTAGTGGTAGTGCGTTGTTACGCCTAACCTTAAACGGCCAAAATCGGGCCAATCGTCTAATCGAACGATAGATTTTTTAAAAGTGGTCAAACAAACACACGTCAGATGTGGTTCTTGGCCGAGCAATCGTAAAAGTAGTCAATTTTAACTCTACTTTAATTCTCCCCGATCAGGGCATAAAAAATTAATATGATCTATCCATCTAACTTTCATAGAAGCCATACGAACCCATTTGCATTCCCGGCCCTTCAATTCAGGGTTTCAAGCCATAAAAAGCAGACATCGGCTTACGCCACCTGAGCGATTTAGTGCCTTTGTTAAATACAATTTCAGAGGTGGGCAGTTGCGTATCCAGCTTCGAGTTTTTCCTGCAAACGAGCTTTAATTTCGTCTGTTGTAAATGAATGTTCGATGGCTTCCTGGTTACAATGCAGAAAATGGCCTGTTCCCCAGCCGAATACCCGTTCGAGCAGTTGATATTCATGCGCCAGAGTTACATTCGATATTGTTCGAGCATCAGTATTGATACTCATTGAAACCCCGGATTGGTAAATGCGATCGACCGTGTGATCGGTAATCGAGCCGAACACGTTCGTCTGAACATTGCTGGTTGGGCAAACTTCCAGATGAATGCGCCTTTTATTCAGATAAGCCAGTAGAGCCGGATCTTCGGCTGCTCTGACCCCATGGCCAATCCGGAGGGGGTGAAAATGCGTCAACGTTTCCCAGACGCTTTCGGCTCCTTTGGCTTCGCCTGCATGGGCGGTGCACTTTATTCCATGGGTGCTGGCAAAAGTGAAAGCCGCTTTATGATTATCGATCGGGAAACCTGCTTCGTCGGCGGCAATATCGAAACCGACTATGTTTGTACCAGAAAACTGCTTCACCAGTTGTACAGTTGCCATA harbors:
- the add gene encoding adenosine deaminase is translated as MDFTNLPKVELHLHLDCSLSYKVVKHLRPETTLEEYRESFIAPAKCSDLADFITRAIKGIELMQTPDELRLVTLDLFEQLKADHVIYAEIRFAPLQHLEKGLKPEEVVQIVNEAVSEGIQQTGIQAGVILCTLRHYSEAQSMATVQLVKQFSGTNIVGFDIAADEAGFPIDNHKAAFTFASTHGIKCTAHAGEAKGAESVWETLTHFHPLRIGHGVRAAEDPALLAYLNKRRIHLEVCPTSNVQTNVFGSITDHTVDRIYQSGVSMSINTDARTISNVTLAHEYQLLERVFGWGTGHFLHCNQEAIEHSFTTDEIKARLQEKLEAGYATAHL